A stretch of Elephas maximus indicus isolate mEleMax1 chromosome 20, mEleMax1 primary haplotype, whole genome shotgun sequence DNA encodes these proteins:
- the LOC126063727 gene encoding olfactory receptor 10AG1-like, whose product MNRQEKPPVDNLTELMEFVLLGFADMPQLQRFLFGLFLIIYIIILMSNGTVFLIIKMDPALQSPMYFFLANFSFLEICYVSATLPRMLMNLGTQRRRISLVACATQMCFVLIFAGTECLLLAVMAYDRYVAICYPLHYPLVMSNRVCILLATGSWTIGIPGTIGHTYQIFSLSFCRSKQINHFFCDIPPILKLACGDTFVNEASVYIVAVLFVMVPFLLILGSYSKIVSIILKLPSATNRAKAFSTCSSHLMVVMLFFGSGIIAYLRPNSRHSEETDKVLSLFYAILTPMLNPMIYSLRNKDVIMALRKFLCK is encoded by the coding sequence ATGAATCGTCAAGAAAAACCTCCAGTAGATAATCTAACTGAACTGATGGAATTTGTTCTCTTGGGCTTTGCTGACATGCCCCAACTCCAGCggtttctttttggattgtttttaATCATCTACATTATTATCCTGATGAGCAATGGCAccgtatttttaataataaaaatggatcctgctctccagagccctatgtattttttcctggcaaatttttccttcttggaaatctGCTATGTATCAGCTACTCTCCCCAGAATGCTGATGAATCTAGggacacaaagaagaagaatttccCTAGTTGCCTGTGCTACACAGATGTGCTTTGTCCTTATATTTGCAGGCACAGAGTGTTTGCTCctggcagtgatggcctatgaccgctatgtggccatttgttacCCTCTGCACTATCCTCTAGTCATGAGCAACAGGGTCTGTATCCTGTTGGCGACTGGGTCCTGGACCATTGGAATCCCAGGTACGATAGGGCATACCTAtcagattttctctctttctttttgtagaTCTAAACAAAttaaccacttcttctgtgacattcCCCCAATACTCAAGCTGGCTTGTGGGGACACTTTTGTAAATGAAGCTTCAGTATACATAGTTGCTGTGTTATTTGTAATGGTTCCATTTCTGTTGATACTTGGCTCCTACAGTAAAATCGTCTCCATCATCCTTAAGTTGCCATCAGCCACAAATCGagccaaagccttctccacctgctcaTCTCATCTTATGGTTGTGATGTTATTCTTTGGATCAGGCATTATTGCATACTTAAGACCCAACAGCAGACACTCAGAGGAAACTGACAAAGTTCTATCTCTTTTCTACGCTATCCTAACTCCTATGCTTAATCCCATGATATATAGTCTAAGGAACAAGGATGTCATAATGGCACTGAGAAAATTCCTATGTAAATAA